The Dyella sp. 2HG41-7 sequence ACGCAGGCGTCACCGGCTTTGTTCGTTCGCAGGCCACAGGACCATCGGCGAAGGCAGACTGGCTGTCTGTCGAGACGATGGGCCGAAGGCACGCGGACGGACAAAGCCGGCCCGTAGGGTGATGTCCAGAAGGCTCGCAGGCTGCGCCGCGCGGCTTGAACAGACGGCCAGTCTGCCCTGCGCCGCGCAACACACCCTGCGAGCCTTCTGGACATCATGCCGCCTACGTAGCATTGATCAGAGCATCCCTAGATGCGACGGAATGCGATCGTACCGTTGGTACCGCCAAAGCCGAACGAGTTGGAGATGGCGATATCGATCTTCGCCTCGCGCGCCGTGTTCGCCACGAAATCAAGATCGCAGCCTTCACCCGGTTCATCGAGATTGATCGTCGGCGGCAACACCTGATCGCGCATCGCGAGGATGGTGAAGATGGCTTCCACGCCGCCCGCCGCACCCAGCAGGTGTCCGGTGGTGGATTTGGTGGAGCTCATCGCCAACTTGTACGCGTGATCGCCGAACACGCGCTTGGCTGCCAGCACTTCGCCGAGATCGCCCAACGGTGTGGAGGTGCCGTGCGCGTTGATGTATTGCACGTCGGACGGATTGATCTGACCGTCGCGCAGCGCCGAGTCCATGCAGCGTCCCGCACCTTCGCCGCCCTCGCTGGGCGCGGTGATGTGGAAAGCGTCGCCGCTCATGCCGAAGCCGACCAGCTCGGCGTAGATTTTCGCGCCGCGCGCTTTGGCGTGTTCGTATTCTTCGAGCACCAGCACGCCGGCGCCGTCGGACAACACGAAACCGTCGCGATCCTTATCCCAGGGACGGCTCGCCTTGGTGGGTTCGTCGTTGCGCGTGGACATCGCCTTGGCCGAGCAGAAGCCCGCCATCGCCGTGCCCGTGGTCGCGAATTCGGAACCGCCGGCCACCATCACGTCCGCGTCGCCGTACTGAATCATGCGCATCGCCAGACCGATGTTGTGCGTGGCGGTGGTGCATGCAGTGACGCACGCGATGTTCGGACCTTTGAGACCGAACATGATCGACAGATTGCCCGACACCATGTTGATGATCGAGCTGGGCACGAAGAACGGCGACACGCGTCGCGGACCTTTTTCGTGCAAATCGATGGAGGTGTCTTCGATGGTATTGAGGCCACCGATGCCGGCGCCCACCGCCACGCCAATGCGCGGCGCGTTGGCTTCCGTAATTTCCAATCCGGAATCGCGCAGGGCTTGCGTACCCGCGGCGATGCCGTAGTGGATGAACGGGTCCATTTTTTTGACATCTTTCGGGGCGATCCACTGCACCGGATCGAAATCGCGCACCTGACCGGCGATGCGCGTGGCATACGTCGATGCATCGAAGTGCGTAACGTTGCCAATACCACTGACGCCCTTGAGGATGTTGTTCCAGGCGGTGGCGATGTCGTTGCCGACCGGCGAGATGATGCCCATGCCGGTCACTACCACACGTCGTTTGCTCATGGATCGAATTCCTTGCTGGTTCGGGAAAGATCAGCCCTCAGGCATCACCTTCCGCAAATCGCGATGCGCGCCGATCACGCAAACCATACGGGATCGGACGTTGCAAATTGCAGAAACGAAAACTGCGCCGAGATGGCGCAGCTTCCGATATCGCTACGTGGTGCAGGGGACGCGATGTGACTCGCCCCGCCACGAGGATTACTCCTTGGTGTGAGCCTTGATGTAATCGACGGCCTGCTGCACGGTGGTGATCTTTTCGGCTTCCTCGTCGGGAATTTCGGTTTCGAATTCCTCTTCGAGCGCCATCACCAATTCAACCGTGTCCAGCGAATCCGCGCCGAGGTCGTCAACGAACGAAGAGTTCGGTTGAACCTCGTCTTCCTTCACGCCAAGTTGCTCGACGACGATTTTCTTGACGCGTTCTTCGATGGTGCTCATGTTGCGTGTGCCTCCCAAGGGATATGTTCGTCTTGCCGATTTTTCCACCGGCAAAGTCTGCGGCATTGTAGTGGCTAAGCCGCGAAGCCGCCAATTATATGCCAGAAATACAAACCGCCACGGGTGTTGCGCGGCGTGAAAGCGCCGATTGTCGCCCAAAACGGGCTCCGTGACGACTTTTTTTCGGTTTAACCAACTTCTAGCAAATCGCCGGGTTTCAAACGAAACGGCGAATCTTCCGGCTGGAACTTGTGCCCGCCCGGTCCTTTTCAAGCATGCCTGCTTGAGAAAGCCCGATCTCAGGGCATATACATGCCGCCGTTGACGTGCAAAGTCTCGCCGGTGATATAGCCCGCCGCCGACGAGGCCAGGAAGCCAACGGCCTTGGCGATATCGCCGGGCTCGCCCAGACGACCCAGAGCAATCTGACCCAGTAGCGCCTGCTTGGATTCTTCCGGCAAGCCGCGCGTCATGTCGGTGTCGATAAAGCCCGGCGCCACCACATTGACCGTGATGCCGCGCGAGCCGATTTCGCGCGCCAGCGATTTGGAGAACGCGATGATGCCCGCTTTCGCCGCGGCGTAATTGGCCTGCCCCGGATTGCCGGTAAGTCCGATGACCGATGCGATGGAAATGATGCGGCCCTTGCGCGCTTTCATCATGCCGCGCATCACCGCCTTGGACATGCGATAGACCGACGTAAGGTTGGTATCGAGGATGGCCTGCCAGTCTTCGTCGCGCATGCGCAACAACAGTTGGTCGCGCGTGATGCCGGCGTTGTTAACCAGAATCGACACTGCGCCGAATTGCTTGGCGATATCGTCGATCAAGGCTTCGGACGATGACGCGTCCGTCACATTGAGTACACGTCCATGACCGCCGTGAGGAGCGAGCCGCGCCTCGATCGCCGCCGCGCCCGATTCACTGGTCGCCGTACCGATAACGGTAGCGCCCATGGCCGCCAGTTCGTCGGCGATGGCTGCGCCGATACCGCGGCTGGCGCCGGTGACCAGTGCGATTTCACCTTGCAGTGTGCTCATTCTTCGATGTCCTTGGGTGAAGCGAGATTCGATGATGAAAGAAGCTTCAAGTCCACTCGTTGCGCGCGGCTTCGAGTTCGACAGGCGTACCGATCGCGCGCGCTTCAACGCTCTTGTCGATGCGCTTGATCAGACCCGCCAACACTTTGCCCGGACCGCATTCGGCAATGCACGTCGCGCCGCCGGCCACCAGCGCTTGCACGCACTCGGTCCAACGCACGGGCAAATAGAGCTGACGCTGCAGCGCGCCGCGAATGTCTTCCAGCAATGCGTAACTGCGCGCTTCGGCGTTTTGCACGACAGGAATCGTCGGCAACTGCCACGCGATAGACGCCATGCGCTCGCCCAACTTGTCCGACGCTTCGCGCATCAACGCGGTGTGCGACGGAACGGAAACGGCTAATTTCACCGCCTTCTTGATACCTTGCTCGGCGAGCTTCGCCAACGCGCGATCGACCGCTTCCGCGTTGCCGGCAATCACAAGCTGTCCGGGTGAGTTGTAGTTCGCGGGTGCAACAACTTGCCCTTGCGCAACTTCTTCGCACACCGCAGCGATCTGCTGATCGTCGCCGCCCAAGATCGCCGCCATCGCGCCGACGCCGGGGGGCACAGCGGCCTGCATCAAGCGTCCGCGCTCGGCCACCAGGGCCGCCGCATCGTGTAGCGACAACGCGCCTGCACAAACCAGCGCGCTGTATTCGCCCAAGCTGTGCCCGGACAATTGCGCAGGTTGCGCGCCGCCAAGTTTCTGCCATACGCGCCACACCGCCACGCTCGCGGCAAGCAAGGCCGGCTGCGTATTTTCGGTGCGATTGAGTTGATCTTCCGGACCCTGCTGGCTAAGCGCCCACAGATCGACGCCTGCGCCTTGCGAGGCTTCGTCGAACGTGGCTTTCACGTCGCTGTGAGCGGCCGCCAAATCGGCAAGCATGCCGACCGATTGCGAACCTTGGCCGGGAAAAACGAAAGCGAGCGATGCGGACGATTGAGTCATGAACGGGCGCAGTCCACCGATAAAAACGAAATGGTGCCATCAAAGCGCGACGTACGCAGCCGTATTCGGCTGCGCGCGACGTGGGGCAAGAACGTTTTGGATCAGTAACGCAGCAGCGCCGACGCCCAGGTAAACCCGCCGCCGAAGGCTTCCAGCAGCAAATTCTGACCGCGCTTGACCTTGCCCGAACGGACGGCCGCATCGAGCGCCAACGGCACCGAACCTGCGGACGTATTGGCATGTTGATCGACGGTGACGATCACCTGATCCATCGACATGTTCAAGCGCTTGGCTGTGGCTTCGATGATGCGCAAGTTGGCCTGATGCGGAATCAGCCAATCCAGTTGCGACGCGTCCATGCCGGCCGCGCCGAGCGTTTCTTCGACCAGCGAATCGAGCGTCTTGACCGCTACCTTGAACACTTCGCGACCGGACATGCGAATGCGCACGCCGTGATTGGGCTCGTCCTTGAAGCCCACCGATACACCGACCGGGTTGTACAGCAATTCTTTGTGACCGCCGTCCGCGTGCAAGCACGTGGCGTAGATGCCAGGCTCGCTGGAGGCTTCCAGCACGACCGCGCCCGCACCGTCGCCGAAGAGCACGCAGGTTTCGCGCTCATTCCAGTCGATCATGCGCGTGAGCGTTTCCGCACCGATCACCAGCACTTTCTTCGATTGGCCGCTGCGAATGAATTTGTCCGCAATGCCCAGGGCGTAAACAAAGCCGGAGCACGCCGCGTTGACGTCGAACGCCGCGCAGCCGTTGGCGCCCAGACGGTGCTGAACCAGACACGCGGTGGAGGGAAAAATGATATCGGGCGTGGTCGTGCCCAGGACGATCAGATCGAGTTCCGACGCCTTGACGCCAGCCGCTTCCAACGCGCGCTGCGCGGCAAGCGTGGAAAGATCTCCCGTGGTCTCTCCTTCCGCCGCGATATGACGCTGACGAATGCCGGTGCGTTCGCGAATCCACTCATCGCTGGTGTCGACGAATTTTTCGAGATCGGCGTTGGTGAGAACGCGTTCCGGCAGCGCGCTGCCAGTGGCGAGGATGCGGGAGTAGATCTGAGCCATTGAATATCCATCAGCGGGCGGAGGTGCTTCGGACATCCGTCATGACGGTAGGCCGAATACCAAGATCGCAACGTTACGTTGCCGAGACAGCCCGTTCAATAGGTTCTGCAGCAGGTTTCACAGAACGCAAAGCGGCGCGTTGCCGCGCCGCTTTGTTCGAACCGGCTTCCTGGAGCGTGGACCGCTCCGGGCGTGCTCAGTCTTCGTCGACCACTGCGACGTTGGTGTCGACCACTTTCTTGCCGCGGTAGTAACCGTCGGCCGTCACGTGGTGGCGGCGATGCACTTCGCCGCTGGTCGGATCGGTGGCCAACTGGACAGTGCTCAACTTGTCGTGCGAGCGACGCATGCCGCGGGTGGACGGGGTCTTGCGGCTCTTTTGAACGGCCATGATGGTTTCTCCAGCTAAATCATTTGTTCTTGAGTTCGCGCAGTACCGCGAACGGGTTATCGGGACGCTCTTCGGCGGAAAGGGCTTCCTCCGACGGGCGGATTACTTCTTCGGGCAGCACGCCGTCCGGGTTGACCGGCACCAGCGGCAGCGCCAACAACAATTCGTCCTCGATCACATCGACCGGGTTCAGCTTGTCGTCCTCGGCGATCAGCAGCGGCTCGCATCCCGGCGGAAGCGCGGCTTCCTCACGTTCGGAACGAATCAGGCCCAGACGGCTATCCACCGTCACGGGCATGACAAACGGCTCGAGCGTGCGCTGACAAATCAACCACAAGGGCGCTTGAACGCGAACATCAACGTAGGCGGTACCGTACTCGTCTCGACCGAAATCGAGCTCGTACTGGGCCGAACCTGCATCATCCGCCAGCGCCTCGCATAAGCGAGACATTGCGGCGATGGGCAGTGACCCCTGGAACGAACGCCGCGCGGAAACCATGCGCCAAGCGTCCACGGACTCTGGCAGTGTCGCGGACATAACCGGGAAATAGTAAGTTTCTCGCGACGTTAAGTCAACCGCACGCGCCTCCCACAATGGGGGCGCAAACCACATCACACACCCTTGCCTACAGCTTTGCCTGAATGAGGCGCATGCGGCAGACTGCCGCCAACCACCGCCTGAGCCGACAATCCCTTGGACACTTACCTGACGCTCGGCCTGGCTGTCCTGCTGATTTTACTGGCAGTCGCCCTGGCTGGCACCTTCTTGTTGCGACGCTTGAACCGGCGCAACGCCAGCCTCCGGCGCCTGCTTGA is a genomic window containing:
- the acpP gene encoding acyl carrier protein, which codes for MSTIEERVKKIVVEQLGVKEDEVQPNSSFVDDLGADSLDTVELVMALEEEFETEIPDEEAEKITTVQQAVDYIKAHTKE
- a CDS encoding YceD family protein, with the protein product MVSARRSFQGSLPIAAMSRLCEALADDAGSAQYELDFGRDEYGTAYVDVRVQAPLWLICQRTLEPFVMPVTVDSRLGLIRSEREEAALPPGCEPLLIAEDDKLNPVDVIEDELLLALPLVPVNPDGVLPEEVIRPSEEALSAEERPDNPFAVLRELKNK
- a CDS encoding beta-ketoacyl-ACP synthase III, with protein sequence MAQIYSRILATGSALPERVLTNADLEKFVDTSDEWIRERTGIRQRHIAAEGETTGDLSTLAAQRALEAAGVKASELDLIVLGTTTPDIIFPSTACLVQHRLGANGCAAFDVNAACSGFVYALGIADKFIRSGQSKKVLVIGAETLTRMIDWNERETCVLFGDGAGAVVLEASSEPGIYATCLHADGGHKELLYNPVGVSVGFKDEPNHGVRIRMSGREVFKVAVKTLDSLVEETLGAAGMDASQLDWLIPHQANLRIIEATAKRLNMSMDQVIVTVDQHANTSAGSVPLALDAAVRSGKVKRGQNLLLEAFGGGFTWASALLRY
- the fabD gene encoding ACP S-malonyltransferase, which produces MTQSSASLAFVFPGQGSQSVGMLADLAAAHSDVKATFDEASQGAGVDLWALSQQGPEDQLNRTENTQPALLAASVAVWRVWQKLGGAQPAQLSGHSLGEYSALVCAGALSLHDAAALVAERGRLMQAAVPPGVGAMAAILGGDDQQIAAVCEEVAQGQVVAPANYNSPGQLVIAGNAEAVDRALAKLAEQGIKKAVKLAVSVPSHTALMREASDKLGERMASIAWQLPTIPVVQNAEARSYALLEDIRGALQRQLYLPVRWTECVQALVAGGATCIAECGPGKVLAGLIKRIDKSVEARAIGTPVELEAARNEWT
- the rpmF gene encoding 50S ribosomal protein L32, translated to MAVQKSRKTPSTRGMRRSHDKLSTVQLATDPTSGEVHRRHHVTADGYYRGKKVVDTNVAVVDED
- the fabG gene encoding 3-oxoacyl-ACP reductase FabG, with translation MSTLQGEIALVTGASRGIGAAIADELAAMGATVIGTATSESGAAAIEARLAPHGGHGRVLNVTDASSSEALIDDIAKQFGAVSILVNNAGITRDQLLLRMRDEDWQAILDTNLTSVYRMSKAVMRGMMKARKGRIISIASVIGLTGNPGQANYAAAKAGIIAFSKSLAREIGSRGITVNVVAPGFIDTDMTRGLPEESKQALLGQIALGRLGEPGDIAKAVGFLASSAAGYITGETLHVNGGMYMP
- the fabF gene encoding beta-ketoacyl-ACP synthase II; this translates as MSKRRVVVTGMGIISPVGNDIATAWNNILKGVSGIGNVTHFDASTYATRIAGQVRDFDPVQWIAPKDVKKMDPFIHYGIAAGTQALRDSGLEITEANAPRIGVAVGAGIGGLNTIEDTSIDLHEKGPRRVSPFFVPSSIINMVSGNLSIMFGLKGPNIACVTACTTATHNIGLAMRMIQYGDADVMVAGGSEFATTGTAMAGFCSAKAMSTRNDEPTKASRPWDKDRDGFVLSDGAGVLVLEEYEHAKARGAKIYAELVGFGMSGDAFHITAPSEGGEGAGRCMDSALRDGQINPSDVQYINAHGTSTPLGDLGEVLAAKRVFGDHAYKLAMSSTKSTTGHLLGAAGGVEAIFTILAMRDQVLPPTINLDEPGEGCDLDFVANTAREAKIDIAISNSFGFGGTNGTIAFRRI